A section of the Methanosarcina mazei S-6 genome encodes:
- a CDS encoding sulfite exporter TauE/SafE family protein, translated as MTSVEPLYIVTLFLTGAFTGVISGLLGVGGGFIMFPVQYWLLQENGLHPDIAIRIALGTSLFVILLNSISVTLKYQRKKAVLWRQATLMGIFGSVASFGGSAVASYLPASVLSTTFGIVVIIGAVRTYKTPAAKETEEISTRKLSYIFAGILIGFFSGLLGIGGGVIGIPIMLIFLHFDMLKAVGTSAAVIMFTSFGGSLGYIIHGWGQPGLPPYSLGYINLLNWVLLAIPGFFAARKGADIAHIVNPEYLKHLFVLLMIYVGLEMIGIL; from the coding sequence ATGACTTCTGTAGAGCCTCTTTATATTGTAACCCTCTTTCTCACAGGCGCATTTACAGGTGTGATTTCAGGCTTGCTGGGAGTAGGAGGGGGTTTTATTATGTTCCCGGTCCAGTACTGGCTTTTGCAGGAAAACGGGCTTCATCCTGACATTGCCATAAGGATAGCTCTCGGAACAAGCCTTTTTGTAATCCTGTTAAATTCCATCAGTGTAACTCTGAAGTACCAGCGGAAGAAGGCTGTGCTATGGAGGCAGGCAACTCTTATGGGAATTTTCGGGTCGGTTGCCAGTTTCGGGGGTTCGGCTGTAGCCTCTTATCTTCCTGCATCCGTACTGAGCACAACCTTTGGTATTGTGGTCATTATCGGAGCGGTCAGGACCTATAAAACACCTGCTGCAAAAGAAACAGAAGAGATAAGCACCAGAAAACTCTCTTACATCTTTGCCGGTATCCTCATAGGCTTTTTTTCCGGGCTTCTCGGAATAGGAGGAGGAGTAATTGGAATCCCCATTATGTTGATTTTCCTGCATTTTGACATGTTGAAAGCTGTAGGGACTTCGGCTGCGGTAATAATGTTCACATCCTTTGGAGGCTCACTTGGATACATAATCCACGGATGGGGCCAGCCTGGACTTCCGCCTTATTCCCTTGGATATATAAATCTTCTTAACTGGGTTCTGCTGGCAATTCCCGGTTTTTTTGCGGCAAGAAAAGGGGCAGATATAGCTCATATCGTAAATCCCGAGTACCTGAAGCATCTTTTTGTACTTCTCATGATCTACGTGGGGCTGGAAATGATAGGAATTCTCTGA